One genomic region from Accipiter gentilis chromosome Z, bAccGen1.1, whole genome shotgun sequence encodes:
- the LOC126035847 gene encoding uncharacterized protein LOC126035847, producing MGSTMSKEEAAVVKLLQHMLSTKGLSYDSSTLKALLLWAREKGLLPTFGDAFAIPTWEKIGQELWQNISLGSKEASRFSTMWRLIIETLRSMKAERSAAASAFAALELEGLEKMPSSTALLFQQPQIPAAVPAHVSGANRVSARTCAARKSAVADPELRDQTLEKADSLAEFPPPPAEETGNSSVSRSHSSSPKPVTSSLYPPLPPSTPPSLFEEKEERATGLGDTQLREMLQKLEALEARLESLVKPEPVSSIFPAPLPPFSTGFSSFPRPPPTNPFNSQDVSET from the exons atggggtccaCTATGTCcaaggaagaggcagcagtggttaagctcctccaacatatgCTCTCAACGAAAGGGTTAAGTTATGACTCGTCTACCCTGAAAGCCCTGTTACTTTGGGCGAGAGAAAAAGGCTTGCTCCCTACATTTGGAGATGCTTTTGCCATCCCTACTTGGGAAAAGATAGGGCAAGAACTTTGGCAAAACATAAGTTTGGGTTCAAAAGAGGCGAGCAGATTCTCCACGATGTGGAGGTTAATTATAGAGACTTTAAGAAGTATGAAGGCAGAGCGCTCGGCTGCGGCGTCTGCTTTTGCAGCATTAGAACTGGAGGGTCTGGAGAAGATGCCTTCCTCGACAGCTCTGCTCTTTCAGCAGCCTCAAATTCCAGCCGCTGTTCCAGCCCATGTATCTGGGGCAAACAGGGTCTCCGCACGGACTTGTGCAGCTAGGAAGTCTGCGGTAGCAGATCCAGAGCTCAGAGACCAGACTTTGGAAAAAGCTGACAGCCTGGCAGAatttccaccaccaccagcagaagagacaGGAAACAGCTCAGTCTCTAGATCCCATTCTTCATCACCTAAACCAGTCACTTCGTCCCTGTATCCACCGCTGCCGCCATCCACTCCTCCATCCCTGtttgaggaaaaggaggaacgGGCGACAGGTCTGGGGGATACGCAGTTGAGGGAAATGCTACAAAAGCTGGAGGCTCTCGAAGCCCGCCTGGAGTCGTTGGTGAAGCCCGAGCCGGTGTCATCAATTTTTCCTGCACCTCTGCCACCTTTCAGCACAGGATTTTCATCGTTCCCGCGACCACCTCCAACGAATCCCTTTAATTCACAGGACGTATCGG AGACTTGA